In Tistrella mobilis, the genomic window CGTCGATCAGGACGGGGGCGTCGGTCTCGGGCGAAAGGATCGCGGTGGAAGCGGACATGGGAGGAATGGTCCTCTGGTCGGAAGACGTGTCGAACACTGCGGATATCGGAAACGGCGGGGTACCGCACCGGATATGGCCCTGAGGCGGCCGGCGTCCAGCGCCGGTCCGGACGATCCGCTGCGGCATCCTGATCAAGGTGCGGCGCCGCCCGCCCGATCAGGCCCCTGGACGGGGCCGGATCGGCGCAGGCGGCGCCGGGGCCGGCGTGGCGGTGCCGCGCCGGCCACTCACCGCATCAGTTTCGGTCAGCCGTCGATGGCGTCCTCGATCGTCCGCAGGCCCGGGCGCGGCGCCTGGACCAGCACGGCCATGTTGCCGGGCTTGTGCTGGTTGCGGAACATCTTCATATGCGCCTCGGGGATGTCGTCCCACGAGAAGACTTCCGACATGCAGGGATCGATGCGACGCTCGATCACCAGCCGGTTGGCCTGGGCTGCCTGCTTCAGATTGGCGAAGTGACTGCCCTGGATGCGCTTCTGACGCATCCACACGAACCGGGCATCCATGGTCAGGTTGTAGCCGGTGGTACCGGCGCAGAACACGACCATGCCGCCGCGCTTGACCACATAGGTCGAGACCGGGAAGGTCTGCTCACCCGGATGCTCGAAGACGAAATCGACGTCATTGCCCTTGCCGGTCACGTCCCAGATCGCCTTGCCGAAGGCGCGGACGCGGCGGATGTAGTCGTTATAACCCTGAACGTCGTCGACCTCGGGCAGACGGCCCCAGCAGTCGAAATTCTTGCGGTTGATCGCGGCCTTGGCACCCAGGCTGAGCACGAAGTCGCGCTTGTTGTCTTCAGAGATGACCGCGATGCCGTTGGCACCGGCCGTGGCGATCAGCTGCAGCGCCATCGAGCCCAGACCGCCGGCGGCGCCCCAGACCAGGACGTTGTCACCCGGACGCAGGATGTGCGGGCGATGGCCGAACAGCATGCGATAGGCGGTGGCGAGCGTCAGCATGTAGCAGCCGCTCTCCTCCCAGGTCAGATGGCGCGGGCGCGGCATCAGCTGGCGCGACTGCACGCGACAGAACTGGGCGAAGGAGCCGTCCGGGGTCTCGTAGCCCCAGATGCGCTGCGACGGCGAGAACATCGGGTCGCCGCCGTTGCACTCCTCGTCGTCACCATCATCCTGGTTACAGTGGACGACGACCTCGTCGCCGACCTTGAAGCGCTTCACCTTGGAGCCGATGGCCCAGACGATGCCCGAAGCATCGGAGCCGGCGATATGATATGGCGCGCCATGGCCGTCAAACGGCGAGATCGGTCGGCCGAGTGAGGCCCAGACGCCGTTATAGTTGACGCCGGCGGCCATCACCATGACGAGCACTTCGTCCGGCGCCAGGTCCTTGGGGGTTTCGACGACCTCGACCTGCATGGCGGTGTCGGGGTTGCCGTGACGCTCCCGGCGGATGCACCAGGCGTACATCTGATCCGGAACATGGCCCAGCGGCGGAATTTCGCCGACCTCGTAGAGCGACTTGACCGGCTGGGTGCGGGTCGCCTCGGCGGCGGTGGTGTCAGTGTTCATGGGAAGACCGTGCCCTCGTTCTACTTCTCTCGACCTTAAGCGTCCGCAGGTGGGGTCGGGGCACCACGCAATCCTGCGGCCTCCTGGCTGCGCCCCGATGTCCGGGGCCGGCGTACTGTCGTGGAACCGCGCGTATTGTTCGCGCGTTGGTATTTGTCGTTCGTTCTTGGTGGTATCGTTCGGATGGTCCGGCAGTCCCGTCCGGGAAGGGACAACGGGACCAGAACCCGCCGGAAGATCAATCGCGGTACGGTCGCATGCTGCGACGCGATCGCGACCAGAGCTTTCCGGTTGCCGTTCATGATTTTCCGGATATAAGGGATTTTCAAGCCCTTTTTTGCGGCGCAAAATAGGGCCTTATTTCCA contains:
- the ccrA gene encoding crotonyl-CoA carboxylase/reductase, coding for MNTDTTAAEATRTQPVKSLYEVGEIPPLGHVPDQMYAWCIRRERHGNPDTAMQVEVVETPKDLAPDEVLVMVMAAGVNYNGVWASLGRPISPFDGHGAPYHIAGSDASGIVWAIGSKVKRFKVGDEVVVHCNQDDGDDEECNGGDPMFSPSQRIWGYETPDGSFAQFCRVQSRQLMPRPRHLTWEESGCYMLTLATAYRMLFGHRPHILRPGDNVLVWGAAGGLGSMALQLIATAGANGIAVISEDNKRDFVLSLGAKAAINRKNFDCWGRLPEVDDVQGYNDYIRRVRAFGKAIWDVTGKGNDVDFVFEHPGEQTFPVSTYVVKRGGMVVFCAGTTGYNLTMDARFVWMRQKRIQGSHFANLKQAAQANRLVIERRIDPCMSEVFSWDDIPEAHMKMFRNQHKPGNMAVLVQAPRPGLRTIEDAIDG